In the Halorubrum ruber genome, CAACACCCTGCTCATCGTCCGACGCGACTTCGTCGCCCCGATCCGAGCGTTAGAGCGCGAGGCGGACGCGATCGCCGCGGGAGAGATCGAGGGGACGAGCGGCGTCGACGCGGCCGATCAGTCGGACGGCGACGCGGCCGGCGCGCTCGATCCAACCCAACCCGACGAGGTCGGGAGCCTCGTCGGCGCGTTCGGCGAGGTCCACGGCTATCTCACCACCGTCTCGGCGCAGGCGGAGGCGCTCGCGGCTCAGGAGTTCGACGACCCGGCGCTCGACGAGGACGTCCCGGGCTCCTTCGGCGAGTCGCTCGACGAGATGGCCGAGAACCTCGCCGCCTACACGGCCGAGCTGGAGGCGCTCGTCGACGCCTTCGGCGACGCCGCGGAGCGCGCGCAGGACGGCGACCTGACGGCGACCATCGACGCGGACGCGCTGGCGACCGACGAGGAGCGGTACGCCGAGCTCGTCGACAACTACAACCGGCTCGTGGCGACCCTCGGCGAGACGCTCGGCGACGTCGGCTCGTTCACCGCCGACGTGGCCGGCACCGCGGACGACGTGCGCGCGAGCATGGACGAGGTCGACGACGCGAGCGGCGAAGTCGCCCGCTCGGTTCAGGAGATCTCCGACGGCGCAGCAGAGCAGACGGACGAGTTAGAGGCGATCGCCGGCGAGATGAACACGCTGTCCGCGACGGTCGAGGAGATCGCGGCGAGCGCGGACGACGCGGCCGAGACCGCCCGCGACGCCGCCGAGCGCGGTCGGTCCGGCCGAGAGGAGGCAGCCGAGGCGATCGCGGAGCTGGAGACCCTCGAAACCCGGATCGGCGAGACGGCGGCCGCGGTCACCGACCTCGCGGAGCGGGTCGGCGAGATCGACGAGATCGCAGCCGTGATCGACGAGATCGCGGAGGAGACCAACCTGCTCGCCCTGAACGCCTCCATCGAGGCGGCGCGCGCCGACGGCTCCGGCGACGGGTTCGCGGTCGTCGCGGACGAGGTGAAGTCGCTCGCGGAGGAGACCCGCGAGTCTGCGGCGGAGATCTCCGGGCGGATCGAGGAGGTCCAAGAGGCGTCGGCAGAGACCGCGGCCGACGCCGAGGAGATGGAGACGCAGGTCGCGGACGGCGTCGAGACGATCGAGTCGACGCTGCGGGAGTTCGAGGGGGTCGTCGAGGACGTGACGACGGTCGACGAGACCGTCCAGGAGATCAGCGACGCGACCGACGACCAAGCGCGCACGACCCAGGAGGTCGTCGACATGGTCGACGGGGTCGCGTCCGTGAGCAGACAGACCGCGACCGAGGCCGAGACCGTCGCGGCCGCGGCCGAGGAGCAGACCGCGACCGTCTCCGAGGTGACGGGGCAGGTCCACACGCTCTCGGACCAGTCCGACGAGCTGCTCGCGCGGCTGAACGAGTTCGAGGTGCCGGACGGGTCGGACGGGGCCGCGACCGCGGTCGGGGGCCGGCGAGCGGTTCCGGGACGCGGTCGGCGACGGGCGCCGACGACGACTGAAGAGAGGGTCCGATCGAGCCCCCGGTTTTCACCTCTTTATTCGGAGCGGCCGCGACCGCCGAGCGCGGGGAGGTTCACGCCGATCTCGTTGAGCAGCGCGCCGACCGCGGCGTAGCCGAACACGGCGACGCCGCCGACAAGCAGGAGCTGTCCGACGACGACGAGCAGCGCCGACAGCGGGTCGCCCGCGCCGAGGATCAGGTCGTTCAGGAAGATGTCGACGAACCGGCCGACGTCGCCGACCAGCCGCGAAACGAAGTCGATGAGCGCGATCATGGGCCACGGTTGGGCCGGGGGGTACTTGGGTGTTGAGTTCGCGGCGGCGATTCGCCGATCGATTCACCCTTCCGACCGCGGCGTCGCCGCCTCGTCGGCGCGCGCGTACCGCAGCGCCCAGCCGATCAGGACGCCCTGGAACGGCAGCCGGATCCACGCCGCGAGCCGCGCCGGGCCGACGAGCCGGTCGGAGACGAGGTCGTTCAGGGTGTCGCTCCGGGCGAGGTGGACGTTCGCCGGGAACACGGCCACGAGGAGGGCGACGATCCCCCACGCCGACGGGCGTCGCGTCCGCGGGATCGCGACGCCGATCCCGAGGAGGATCTCGGCGATTCCGGAGAGGTAGACGAGCCCCACCGGCCGCGGGAACGAGGGCGGAACCGCCTCGGCGAACCGCTTCGGAGCGAGGAAGTGCGCGATACCGGCGACGACGTACGTCGCGCCCATCAGCGGCGCGAGCGAGCGCTCGGACTCGCCGCTTCCCTGGCTGTGCGACTCGTCCGGCGCGTCGGCCACCGGCCTGGACTGCGTTCGGTCTGCGTCGGTCACGCCTCGTCCCACGAACGGGAGGCGTATTACTCCTCGCCGCCCCGCCGCGGCCGGCCCGGATTCCGGGAACCGAACGTCTTAGGAACGGCCGAACCTAACTGACCCGTAATGAACACGCTGTTCTGGGTGCTCACCGGGATCCTCGCGTACTCCGCGGTCGCGATGTACCTGCGGAACAAGGGGGTCCTCCCGGACGCGTTCAGGGTCTCCGGCCCGGTGTTGACCCTCCGGACGCTCCGCGGGCGCGCCTTCCTCGGTCGACTCGCGGCCCCGAAGCGGTTCTGGCGTGCGGTCGCCAACCTCGGACTCGGCGGGGCTTTGGTGGCGATGGTGGCGTCGTTCGCGCTCATCCTCTCATCGGCGATGTCCGCGTTCACGAACGCGCAGCCCTCCGCGATCCAGCAGCCGCAGAACTTCCTCATCATCCCCGGCGTCAACGACTTCCTCCCGCTGTCGGTCGCGCCCGAGATCGTCGCCGGCCTCGCCGGCGCGATGGTGGTCCACGAGGGCGCGCACGGCCTGCTCTGCCGGGTCGAGGACATCGACATCGACTCGATGGGGCTCGTCTTCTTCGCGCTGCTCCCGGTCGGCGCGTTCGTCGAACCCGACGAGGAGGCGACCCAAGAGGCGTCTCGCGGCGCCCGCGCCCGGATGTTCGCGGCCGGCGTTACCGCGAACACGGTGCTGACGATCGTCGTCTTCGCGCTCCTCTTCGGCCCGGTCGTCGGCGCCATCTCGCCGGCGGCCGGCTACGCGGTCGGCGAGGTGAACCCCGGCTCCCCGGCGGCCGCGGCCGACCTCTCGCAGGGCGACCGCGTCGTCGAGGTGGCGGGGACGCCGATCGAGACGAGCGGCGAGTTCGAGTCCGCGATCGCCGACGCCGGCGACTCCGTCGCGCTCACGGTCGACGACGGCGAGACGCGGGAGACGGTGACGGTCGACCGCGAGCTACAGGTGGTCGGCTCCGCCGGCGGCAACCCCCTCGGGGTGACCATCGAGGAGGTGCCCGTGACGATCGCGGCCGTGAACGGCGAGCCGGTCGCGACCGAGTCGGACTTCTTCGACGCGGTCGGCGGCGACGAGCGCGCAACGCTGACCGTGACGGGGAACGCGACCGTCCTCGACCAAGTCCGCGACGCGCCGGGCGCCGAGAACGCGTCCGGCGTCGAGGCGGCCGACGGCGACGCGGCGGTCACCGTCCCCGACGTGCCGGTCGGCGCGTACGTCGTCGGCGTTCAGGAGGACGGCCCGATCCACGACGCGGGCGCCGCGCTCGGCGAGCCGCTGACGATCGTCTCGGTCGACAGCGAGCGCGTCGCCGACAACGAGGCGCTCTCGGCCGTCCTCGGCGAGCGCGAGGCCGGCGAGACCGTTCCCGTCACCGTCTACGACGCCGACGGCGAGCGCACCACGTACGACGTGGAGCTCGACGCGCACCCGAATCGCGACGGCGGGTTCATCGGCGTCAGCGTCTTCCCCGGCACGAGCGGGCTCGCGCTCGACGACGTGGGCGTCACCGAGTACCCCGCCGGCGCGTACCTCGAACTGCTCGGCGGCGACGGCGGTCAGGAGGCCGCGGACGGGCTCCCGCTCGGCGGGGTCACGGAGTCGCCGCTCGGCCTCGTCTTCGTCGCGCTCATCCTCCCGCTCGGCAGCCTCTTCGGACTCCCGTTCAACTTCGCGGGGTTCACCGGCGACCTGACCAACTTCTTCGTCGTCGAGGGGCCGCTGGCGGCGCTCGGGGGCGGCACCTTCCTGCTTGCGAACCTCCTCTTCTGGTCGGGGTGGATCAACATCCAGCTGGCGCTGTTCAACTGCCTGCCGGCGTTCCCGCTGGACGGCGGCCGCATCCTCCGGATGGTCGCCGAGGCGGTGATCAGCCGGGTCCCGATCAGCGACCGGCACGCCGCGGTGCGGACGATAACGGTCTCGTCCGGGCTCGTCATGCTGGCCGGGCTGGTCGCGATGATCTTTGGCAACCAGATCCTCACCGCGCTCGGGGTTATCTGAGGCGGTGGCGCGCGCCTCCGAGTGGCCGCCGAAGGCGGCCGCGAGGAGCACGCGCGAGGGAGCGGTGAGCGCTCGAAGAGCGCGAACCGCGAGGCTGGGGAGGAGTGAGGCGCGGTGCCGTGCGGTGCGGGACTCAAAGGGGCAGCCGGGAAGCAGGCGCAGGCGACGCAAGCA is a window encoding:
- a CDS encoding site-2 protease family protein, with product MNTLFWVLTGILAYSAVAMYLRNKGVLPDAFRVSGPVLTLRTLRGRAFLGRLAAPKRFWRAVANLGLGGALVAMVASFALILSSAMSAFTNAQPSAIQQPQNFLIIPGVNDFLPLSVAPEIVAGLAGAMVVHEGAHGLLCRVEDIDIDSMGLVFFALLPVGAFVEPDEEATQEASRGARARMFAAGVTANTVLTIVVFALLFGPVVGAISPAAGYAVGEVNPGSPAAAADLSQGDRVVEVAGTPIETSGEFESAIADAGDSVALTVDDGETRETVTVDRELQVVGSAGGNPLGVTIEEVPVTIAAVNGEPVATESDFFDAVGGDERATLTVTGNATVLDQVRDAPGAENASGVEAADGDAAVTVPDVPVGAYVVGVQEDGPIHDAGAALGEPLTIVSVDSERVADNEALSAVLGEREAGETVPVTVYDADGERTTYDVELDAHPNRDGGFIGVSVFPGTSGLALDDVGVTEYPAGAYLELLGGDGGQEAADGLPLGGVTESPLGLVFVALILPLGSLFGLPFNFAGFTGDLTNFFVVEGPLAALGGGTFLLANLLFWSGWINIQLALFNCLPAFPLDGGRILRMVAEAVISRVPISDRHAAVRTITVSSGLVMLAGLVAMIFGNQILTALGVI
- a CDS encoding DoxX family protein, with translation MTDADRTQSRPVADAPDESHSQGSGESERSLAPLMGATYVVAGIAHFLAPKRFAEAVPPSFPRPVGLVYLSGIAEILLGIGVAIPRTRRPSAWGIVALLVAVFPANVHLARSDTLNDLVSDRLVGPARLAAWIRLPFQGVLIGWALRYARADEAATPRSEG